CGGGAACAACGCCGGGGAGCAAGCGGCTACCAGCCCCTGGACCGGCGGGGCTCAGGGGAGCCCACACCCCAGAAAGCTGGCTCCTCAGATTCCTGCTTCAGCGGCACTGACAGGGAGACATTGAGCAGCTTCAAGAGCGAGAAGACCAACTCGACCCACCTGGACAGCCCCCCTGGTGGGCAAGCTCCCGAAGGCAGCGACACAGACCCACCTTCTGAGGCTGAGCTGCCCGCCTCACCTGATGCCGGAGTCCCCTCAGATGACACACTGCGTTCCTTTGACACAGTCGTAGGAGCAGGGACACCACCAGGCCCAGCAGAGCCGCTCCTGGTTGTGCGGCCCAAGGACTTGGCCTTGCTGCGGCCTAGCAAACGGCGGCCGCCCATGCGAAGACAGTCCCCCGCTGGCCGTGCCCCTCGGCGGCCATTGCTTGAAGGCGGGGGCTTCTTCGAGGATGATGACACCAGCGAGGGCAGTGAACTGAGCCCGGCCTCCAGCCTCCGATCCCAGCGCCGCTACAGCACTGACAGCTCCTCTTCCACGTCCTGCTATTCCCCCGAGAGCTCTCGGGGTGCAGCAGGAGGGCCCAGAAAACGACGGGCCCCCCATGGGGCTGAGGAGGGGACTGCTGTGCCCCCCAAGCGGCCCTATGGGACCCAGCGGACGCCTAGTACGGCCAGTGCCAAAACACATGCCCGCGTGCTGAGCATGGATGGGGCCGGGGGTGATGTCCTCAGGGGCCCCCTGGCTGGCTCCAAGGCTGAGCTGGAGGCCCAGGCCGGGGTGGAGCTGGCTGCTGGTGAGCCTGCTGTGCTGCCTGCTGAGGCCCGTAGGGGACCTGCTGCCAACCAGCCTGGCTGGAGGGGGGAGCTGCAAGAGGAAGGTGCTGTGGGGGGAGGTGAGTGCTGGttccagagctgggagggaagcGAGCTAGATAGGAGCTTGGCTTtgggtgggggcagctggagtGGACCTGGTCAGAGTCGGGTCAGCCTCTGTCTCAGGCAGCAGACAGACATGGACTCAGTGAAGTTGTCTGCCAAACATCTCAGGTAATCAGGGCTCCAACAGTGAGGAGACCAAGGCAGAGGGATCTCAGGCACCTGGCTCCGGGTCCTGCAGTTAGCACCTGAAGCCTTCTGGGCCAGCAGCCGGACAGGGCGAGTGACGTTGTCCTTCTCTCCAGCTGTGGAAACAGGCCCGAGAGCTTAGGTGACCTGGCTGGGCCATAGAGCCAGGATGGGGTTGGACTAGGCTGGACCTTTAGCTCCAATCAAGAGCATCTGATCCTGCAAACCTTCCCCAGGCTCTGTCCAAGCCTCAGTCACTTATACTTGGGGTCTCTCTCTGGGCAGTTGCTGAAGAGACTGGCAAGCGGGACCGCTCGAGCAACGTAAGGCGGACCCAGGCGATTCGGAGGCGTCACAATGCTGGCAGcaaccccacccccccagcctcTGTCATGGGCTCACCACCCAGGTGAGCACCTGCTAGCTGCTTAGAAGTGGGTGTGGGGGCCAGCCAGCCCTAGACGGTGCTGACCCATGAACtgacccctccccagcagcctgcaggaGGCTCAGCGGGGCCGGGCTGCCTCCCACTCCCGGGCGTTGAcgctgccctctgccctgcacTTCGCCTCCTCGCTGCTGCTCACCCGGGCTGGAGCCAATGTGCACGAGGCCTGCACCTTTGATGACACTTCCGAGGGTGCTGTGCACTACTTCTACGACGAGAGTGGTGAGCCCTTCCCTGGGTCCAGTGGCTGAGCCTCTGATCCCTGCTAACCAAGCGCTCTTTCCGTCCCGCTGAGGGTCATCATCCCAGCAGGGGCGCTCGCTCTGTTGGATGCTTGCTAGCCCCCCTCGGCCCCATGGTGAGCACTTAACTAGCTCTTGACCTGCTGGCCCTTTCCTCTCCAGCTCTTGGTACCCAGGCATTGGGCTGCCGTCCAGGGGAACACAGCACGGGGTTCTTCCCACTTGATGGCCCTGGTGCCCTTGTGGGTTGGGCCTCAGTGCCCCTGTCCCTGACAGGCTGCCTTGTGTtccacacccctgccccaggtGTGCGGCGTTCCTATACCTTCGGACTGGCCGGAGGTGGCTATGAGAACCCTGTAGGGCAGCAGGGGGAGCAGGCAGCCAATGGAGCTTGGTAAGTCTCTAGGCTTGGGCTTTTCTGGCACAGTGGCCAGTCGGCTGCCATTTCTGGGggattttctctctcccttctttgggCTGGGACAGGGGCAACTCGGACCTCtaggaggagagaagggtgggCAGCGGTGAAGGGCTGGTCTGCAGGGATCCCTTGGGCCCCTGGCTCCATGGCATCTCCAAGCAGGAGGCTTCCAGGGCCTTCCAGGAAGCCCACGACCTGGGAGGGAGCCTCCTTTGAACACCCCTGTGCTCCTTCTGGGTATTTGAGCAGCCCCCTCAGGCCCCCAGTCACGACTTGGCCTTGGCCTTGACCCCACCACTTTCCATGGCTTGCCAATAGCTGACCCTCATGGCTGCTGTTCCCACAGGGACCGCCATTCACATTCCTCCAGCTTCCACTCAGCTGATGTCCCTGAGGCAGCAGGAGGCCTGAACCTGCTACAGCCGCGGCCCGTGGTCCTGCAGGGCATGCAGGTGCGCCGAGTGCCCCTGGAGATCCCGGAGGTGAGGAGCCAGCGGCCAGGGAAGGACCTGCAggagggggcagtggtggggggcaGACCACTGAGCACTTGCCCAGGTGCCAGGACAGACAGGTTGCTCTGAGTGAGGGCTCCAGGGGCCCTAAGGTAGCTGTTCTGACCTTTGATGTTGGGCATGGGGCGCATAGGCCCTGGACCTGAATGGCTCAAGGAGTcgcttatttacttattcaacaaatgtatGTGGAATAGCTTCTTTACCCTGGTAGGGCCCACAATTAGCGGGGACAATGGGTGTTAGCAGTGACACCTGCAGAAAGGCCAGCTGATGGCAGTGCTGCTCCCTGTCCTGGGCAACTGGTGTGGGGGATTGCTCGGGGAGCTCTGTTCCAGCTAGTCGTCTCGGCAGTTACTAATAGTGCCGCCTTTTGCTCTGAAAGTCCCAATTTGGACAATAGCTTACGCAATTAgctaaaaaaattatagaaatactCAGAGTTTAATGCACAGACTGAGAGTTTAAAGAACATTCATAACAGTAACACCCACACATCTAACACCCAGGACCACAGAGAGACTACGGGCAGCACCCAGAAGCCCCATGTGCCCCTTCCAGATGTGTTTATTCTCCTTAACTGTCATAGGGAATAGCAGTGTTGTCCTTAAACAGCTGGTCACCTCCAGAGGCAGGGGCCGTGCTGCTTTGACTCTCCAttgtgtccccagagcccagcacagggacAGGCCCATAATTGTATCTGATAAATACTTGTAAATTAAAGACGCAGGAAGCCCAAAGAGTTTAAGTAGTTGGCCCAGGGTCTCACAGCACTGGCATTGGCATCTAGGCCTGTCCTCAGGGCCAGCACTCTGTGTGCTCCAGGCTAGGCCTGTCCTATCTGGGTGACTGATGGCCCTGGGACGAGGGTGATATTGATGCTGGGTCTGGAAGGATAAGGTGGATTTCACTGAGCCCAAGAAGAGGTGTGAGATGCTtaagtggggaagacagacacagGAGCTAGTAACTCTGGCTCCTGGCAGCTCCAGAGGTCCCTACAGCCCTTGATCCATGTCCTGGGAACCTGGAGAAAAGAGCAGGCCCTTGGATGGAGGATCAGGCAGGGCATGGGGCCACTAGATGGTGGGGACTTTGTGTTGACCAGCCAGTGTGTGCTGTTGGGAGGGGTGGCAGTGGATCACATGGGGGGGCGCGGGGCTGATGGCCGCGGCCGTGGGGACCGCAGTTTGACCTGCTGGACCAGGACTCCCTGCACGAATCCCAGGAGCAGACGCTGATGGAGGAAGCGCCACCCCGGGCCCAGCACAGCTACAAGTACTGGCTTCTTCCTGGTCGCTGGACCTCTGTGCGCTATGAGCGACTCGCTCTGCTGGCCCTGCTGGACCGGTTAGTACTCACCCACCTCGGCCCCCAGTCCTTGATCATCCCTGGCCTTCTGAGCTCTGAACGTGTGGAGGTCATCATGGCATTAGAGAACCTAACTGTTGGGGTCACTGAGGGTGCCTAGGGGGCTGGAGTCTGCAGTGGGATTTATGTTCCTCTGGGTGCAAAGGAGTAGTGTAGTGGGTCATGCTGTGGTCACTCGCTCCCAGAGCTTTGCTCAAGACATCATTTCCGTTCAGcgtgttgttttttatttgcttctgtgTTAGATCCAATTAAATTGAATCTTGTAGTCAAAAAGCTAGCGAACCGTTTGTCTCAGCTTTCCCATTTTccaagaggacactgaggcccaggaagtCAGAGGAGTCAGGTGATGTTTATTGTCTGGGTGATGATTTGGGCCTGGAACCTGTGTCCTGGCTTCCCGTGCTTTGGATTCCTCTCTGCCCTGTGACTGATGTTGGCTGGGCATTGCCTGCGTGCATAGAATGTAGGAACCAGAGATGGGCAAATCCCAGGGCGGTGGCACCTGGAGTCCTCGGGGTCCTCTGAGGTGGCAAAGATTGGGATTGAGATGCAGGGTGGCAACCTGGTGCTGCCCCGAGAGGTCACGGGTCTGGATCCTCAGGGTGACGGCTGGCATGGGCACAGGCCCGGATGTGGGCCTTTGTGGCTGGGTCCTGTCCCCACCCTGAACCCCTGGCCCTGTCAGCGGGTGAGAAAGGAGGTGGGCTCTGACCCTGCTGTCTCTCCAGGACTCGGGGGCTGGTGGAGAACATCCTCGGTGTCGGCCTGAGCAGCCTTGTCGCCTTCCTGGGCTACCTGCTGCTGCTCAAGGGCTTCTTCACCGACATCTGGGTCTTCCAGTTCTGCCTGGTCATCGCCTCCTGCCAGTATTCCCTGCTGAAGGTCAGGCGTGGCTCCCTGGGTCTCCTTCCCTCCTACCTCTTCCCAGATGCCCTCTTCCCTGGACCCGTCTTGAATGGGTTGAGCTAGAAAGCAGATCAGATGCTTTAGATCCCCTGCAACCACCGCCATCTTACAAATGAGAGAATTAAGGCTCAGAATAGTTTAGGGTCCTTCCCTGGTCACTCATAGCAGCCCAGGTATGGAATTGAACTGGTCCTGGGGCCTCTGACCCTCCCGTGGGTGCTGGCTCTTGTTGCTAATGTAGCTCCTGTCTCTTCCAGAGTGTCCAGCCTGATGCCGCATCTCCCATGCATGTGAGTCCCAGCAGAGCATCACCTCTCCCCAGGGGActcaggcctgggccctgggccggGCTGAGAccaggtggggaggggtttgggtTGTGGAGAGGCAGgcctccctcaccacccccatcACCCCCAGATCATTGGTCtttctgcccccaccctgccaaGCTTTCTGTCTTGgacccagggccaggcctggggcacaTGAGTGTGCATgagcctgtgtgtgcatgtgcaagCAGGGCGTTCAGTGGGGGAGGCCCGACTCCTCacaggccccctccccagggccacaACTGGGTGATCGCGTACAGCCGGCCCGTCTACTTCTGCATCTGCTGTTTGCTCATCTGGCTGCTGGACGCCCTGGGCTCAGCTCAGCCCTTCCCGCCCGTCTCCCTCTATGGCCTCAcactcttctctgcctcctttttcttctgtgcCCGTGATGTGGCCACTGGTAAGACTGGGCAGCATTGAGGTTGCTTGAGGGAGCGAGGCCTCAAGGGTGGACCAAGGTGCAGCCTGCAGGCTGACCGGGcctttgctttttctctgtcccctccctgctaGTGTTCACCCTGTGCTTCCCATTCGTcttcctcctgggcctcctgccccAGGTCAACACCTGCCTCATGTACCTGCTGGAACAGATAGACATGCACGGCTTTGGGGGCACAGGTATGGGGCCCACGGGTGGCTGAGGGGTCAGGATGCTGTgtggggcccaggaggggccaTGGGTTAGGTCTGCAGCTCTAGCCTTTCACTGAGTCTTTTCCTGCATCTACGTCTTGGATTCTGGGACCCCATCTCttaccctctctctcctcctcccctagGCAAGTGGTTTAAACCTGAGCGTGCCAGGAGTCCCAAAGGCCTCTCTGGGCTGGGGAAGCAGACAACAGTGGGCTGGACACAAGTTCCAGGGGTGGTTAGCCTCTGGGAGttgaggggcagcaggaggcgGTGAGGTGGGGTGTCAGCAGGCAGGAGTTGGGCTTTACTTGCTGTTTCTCACCCCGCAGCCGCCACCAGCCCGCTCACTGCAGTCTTCAGCCTCTCCCGCAGCCTGCTGGCTGCTGCCCTGCTCTACGGCTTCTGCCTGGGCGCCATCAAGGTAGGGGTGACCTGTATGGTGGGGGGCATGCTGAAGCCCAGGGGGGTGGTTGGGACCGAGCTGTGACATGGACTCAGCAGTGGCTTCTCCCACGGCAGGGGTGGgggtacccccacccccatgcttaTCCTCATCTCCCCTGACCAGCATGGGTTCTCTCCCCAGACTCCTTGGCCAGAGCAGCACGTCCCTGTCCTCTTCTCCGTCTTCTGTGGCCTCTTGGTGGCGCTGTCCTACCACCTGAGCCGGCAAAGCAGTGACCCCACCGTGCTCTGGTGGGTGCCTGCACGTGCCTgtctgtgtgcgtgcgtgcgtgcgtgcgtgcgcgtgTCTGCATGGCAAGGGTTTGGTCGGGGGGTGTCTCTAGGTCTGTGCATGTGCCTGTCACCACCTGACCCTgggcctgtgggaggaggggcagcctccccaggcccaggcccctgaCTTTTCTCACCTACCCCAGGTCTCTGATCCGGAGCAAGCTTTTCCCTGAGCTGGAGGAACGGAGCTTGGAGACAGCCCGTGCCGAGCTCCCAGACCCACTGCCAGACAAGATGCGCCAGTCAGTGGTGAGGGCCCAGAGTTCAGGATTCTAGTCTTGGGTTGGAGGTCTATGAGGGGGTGTGGTCAGCCACTTGATGACAGGGACACCCAAGCTGGTGTTTCCCGGCCCCGCAGCGTGAAGTCCTGCACTCTGACCTGGTGATGTGTGTGGTCATTGCTGTGCTCACCTTTGCCATCAGCGCCAGCACCGTCTTCATTGCCTTGAAGGTTCGTGTGGAACAGGCtcacccgccccccccccccaccttttgcCAGATCCTGTGGGCCCTGGGCAGCCATGGTCTCGTGTCCTTCTTGGACCCCTGTGGTCCCTTGGTCTGCTCCCCTTAGCTGAGACTCCCATATCTCCCTCTTGCAGTCAGTGCTGGGTTTTGTGTTGTATGCTCTGGCTGGGGCCGTGGGCTTCTTCACACATTACCTACTGCCACAACTCCGCAAGCAGCTGCCATGGTTCTGCCTGTCACAGCCTGTGCTGAAGCCACTGGAGTATAGCCAATACGAAGTGCGTGGTGAGTGCCCTCCTCCCCGCAAGCTGGgacccctctgcccctcctgcccccagcagtGGACCTGCAGCCTGTCAAGAGCATGGTCTGTTCAGCTCAGAGTGCCAGCAGGGGGCAGCCTCTGCCCACCCCGCCCTGTCTGCACTGGTGCTGACCCTGTGGCCCTTTCACTGCTCTCTgtaccctcccctgccctctgtgcCCGACTCAGCCCTTGCCTCGCTCTCACTCTGCCTGCTCTGCCCTTTTCCTGCCCACCTTGTGGTCTCTAAGGAGATGGAAAAAGTAGAATCCTAGAGCCATAAAGGAATCTGTTGTCCAGAATTACAAACTGGCTACCCGTGAACTAGATCAGCTTGGCACATGTTTTTACTTGGATTGTGCGACAAAAACACCCTTGTGCCTGTGTTTAAACCTCTGGATTTGTTACTCAAAGGTCCACGGGCCTTCTTAAACGAAGGATTTTTCCTATTGGGCCAGCATCCCCTTGTGGCTACAGTCAGCGGGCGCCAAGTGGCAGTGGCCCCTTCAGAAGAGCCCTGCAGCTCAGGATCTCTGTGCGCTTGGGCCTCACCCAGCCTTCCTGACTCCGGTGGACATCTGAGATGTCCTCGGCAGCCTTGCTTTCACAGACAGCTAAATGGGCAGAGCACTGGCCCTAAGTCCCCGACACCCCCTACCTGGGCCTGGTCTCCCTCATTTGAACTGTCAAAGATCAACCCCGCCCCCTCACCTGCTCAAAGTCTCCAGGGACCCAGAACAGCACATCCCCTTGTCCTGtgggctgccctccctccaggtCCCCTTGGAGAGCACACCTGTCCTGGCCTTGTGGTGGGGGGAGTATGGAGGGCCAAGTGCTAGCCAGCAGTCCCACCTCCCCACTTGCTGTCTCAGGTGCCGCCCAGGTGATGTGGTTTGAGAAGCTGTACGCGGGCCTGCAGTGCGTGGAGAAGTACCTCATCTACCCTGCTGTGGTGCTCAACGCCCTCACAGTGGATGCCCACACTATCGTCAGCCACCCGGACAAGTTCTGTCTCTAGTGAGGACCGCTGGCCCCCTGGCCATCCCAGCATTTACATCCCAGTGTGACACatggggaaacggaggcccagagagggaaggagacctGCCTCAGTTGCCCAGCAAGCTTAAGTAGGACTCCAAGTTCTGACACCCTTTCCATTGAAGCAGCTGCCTCTTGGAAAGCATGTGTGTCCCTCCAATGAGTCTAACGGGGGTGACCTCTTGAGAGAGCAGTGACTAAGAGTCACTGGCCCAAAAGAGCAGGGTCCATATCTGCAGAGCTTAGGCAAGGGCTGGTGAGATGGGCACCCACACCCACTGCCCCAAGTCTCCGCCTGCCACCTAACGCCTGCCCCTCGCCCATAGCTGCCGGGCGCTGCTGATGACTGTGGCTGGGCTGAAGTTGCTGCGCTCAGCTTTCTGCTGCCCACCCCAGCAGTACCTGACCTTGGCCTTCACCGTCCTGCTCTTCCACTTCGACTACCCGCGCCTCTCCCAGGGCTTTCTGCTCGACTACTTCCTCATGTCCCTGTTCTGCAGCAAGGTGAGCTGGTGGCCGTGTTGCAGACTCTAGGTGGTGCAGCTGGAGCAGAACTCTTCTGCCTCAGTGGGGGAACCTTCCCTGGGGGCCTTGGTCCTTGTAGCACTGCTCCACATTAGCCCCTCTGTGGGCCTCTGCAGCAGCTCCTCCAGGAGCAGTGAGCAAGCTGAGGTTTAAAGAGGGGAAGTAACTTGCCTCAAGTCTCCTGGAGAATTGGTGGCCGGCCAGGATTTGAACAAAGGACCATTCCCCAGCACTGTCCTGGAGGCCTGCAGTGGTGTCTGCAAGGGTGCCCCAGCTCAGGCCTGAGCTTTCATCTTTCTCACATGGGCACTCTAGTCTGGTTTCTGGTCTGACCCAGGATGGTGGAGATCCAGACATCCAGGAGATGTCCCCCTTGGAGGGCAGGGCCTATGACTCTCAACTCACAGTACCACAGTGGAGGCCTGGCCTCACTGAGTCACTGGCAAGACCTGAGCAAGTCATTTACCTATTCTGTCTTCTGTGAGCCTCAACTTTCCCATCTGGGAAATGGGACAGCAGTAAGAGGCTCTCAGGGTGGTTATATGAATTAAATGGCTAATGCTCACTAGAGTGGTTGCTTTGTCTAGTATTGGGTTCTTTGAGGCAGGTCGAGAGAGGAGTGGCTGGGAATGATCTTGAGCTTGACTCCCATGTGGGCAGCCAGTGGGGTAGCCCCAAGGCTCTGAATGGGTACTTGGTAGACCCCTGCTTCTGTGAGTGGCCTATGTATCTTGAACTTTCTCCCCTGTCCATCCTGCAGCTGTGGGACCTGCTGTACAAGCTGCGTTTTGTGCTGACCTACATCGCACCCTGGCAGATCACCTGGGGCTCGGCTTTCCACGCCTTTGCCCAGCCCTTCGCTGTGCCCCGTATCCGGCCTGCTACCCACTGCCTGGGTGGGGGTGTGCAGGGAGGGCCGTGGACTGGGAGAGGGGTTGCCGGGCGGGTtggcaggggcagaggaagggtgaGAGAGGCCAGGGACAGTCCTGTGTGCCTGCCACCTCCTTGACTCGGGCCCAGACTCGGCTATGCTGTTCATTCAGGCCCTGCTCTCCGCGCTCTTCTCCACGCCACTCAATCCCCTGCTGGGCAGCGCGGTCTTCATCATGTCCTACGCGCGGCCCCTCAAGTTCTGGGAGCGTGACTACAAGTGAGTCTCGTGGACATGGAAGCGAGTGCCTGATGCGTTGCTCAGAGGGACTTGGGAGAGGAGCGAGGTGGCTGGATGAGGAGAGTcgctgggggagaggaagggttTGGAGCCCAGGCTGGATTTGGCACTGTGAGGGCCCGCAGTTCAGGTGTGAGTGCCGGGCATGGCGAGCCAACCCAGAGAGGGCACTACACCCTGGGCTTCCTGGCTGCGTGGTCCTGGGTGTGTCCACTCATGTCCCTGAGACTCAGCCCCCGCTGTGTAATGGGGCTGTTGTGGCATCTGCCTGAGAGCACAGGGTTGTGGGCTCAGGAAGGACATGGTGGGGGGCCAGCGGGAACTGTCACCTGAACCCTCGGCAGCCTCGCCCTCTTGGCTGACTTTGTTGTCGCTCTCTCTTTGGACAGCACTAAACGTGTGGATCATTCCAACACCCGCTTGGTCACACAGCTGGACCGGAATCCTGGTGTGTACCTGGCCATCAGGGGCCTTTGGGGTGGGACCTTCCTGGAGAGGGAACTTTGCTCACTTGCCGCTTCGCCCGTGTGTCCATCTCTCCCGGGCCCCAGGCGCTGACGACAACAACCTCAACTCTATCTTCTACGAGCACTTGACTCGCTCGCTGCAGCACACGCTGTGTGGGGACCTGGTGCTTGGCCGCTGGGGCAACTACGGCCCTGGCGACTGCTTTGTGCTGGCCTCCGACTACCTCAACGCCCTGGTGCACCTCATTGAGGTCGGCAATGGCCTTGTCACCTTCCAGCTGCGTGGCCTGGAGTTCCGGGGTGAGCTGCGGGCCAGGGCCAGCCGCAGGGCGCTGCATGTGCTAGTGTGAGGGCTAGGATAtacccctgccctgtcccagtTTGCTGGGGACCTTGAGCAAGGTACTCttcctccccaggcctggctgtcTCAGTCTGAGCAGTGAGGTGGCAGGGGTGACTTTGGCAGGTCTGTAGCGAACAGGCTGCTCCAGTGAAAGCTGGGGCCTGGAGTGCTGGGTTCTCCCGCCAACTCCCACTGGCCTGCCCTGTGCTctcaggtctggcccaggttggGTGCCACACATAAGCCTCAGCAAGTCAGCTGGCTCCTTGCCCTCAGGAAGGAGATGCTTGGCAGATGCCAGCTTCGGAAGAGGACTCCCAAGTGCAGAGGGGCTCTAAACACAGCTTGGAAGGACCATGAACCTGAGTTTTAGTCATTTTCTCTATAAATGAGGGATCAGACCCTGTCCACCACCCAcctcactccacccccaccccacttccaccCCACTGTGGCCCCTGCGAGTTAGGAGGAGAAAGGGGCTCATTTGTTAACCCATTTGTTTAGGTACTCCCGCAGCATCCCCATGGAGGGTGAATGGTGGGAGACCTCCAGCACCCTGCCTGGGTAGTCTGGGGAGCTGACAGGCAGGGATGTCCTCATGGCCCCCTGACTGGGCATCCTTTCCCTGCAGGTACATACTGCCAGCAGCGTGAGGTGGAGGCCATCACAGAGGGCGTGGAGGAGGAtgagggctgctgctgctgcgagCCTGGCCACCTGCCAAGGGTCCTATCCTTCAATGCTGCCTTCGGGCAGCGCTGGCTGGCCTGGGAAGTGACGGCCAGCAAGTACGTGCTGGAGGGCTACAGCATCAGTGACAACAATGCCGCCTCCATGCTACAGGTCTTCGACCTCCGCAAGATCCTCATCACCTACTACGTTAAGGTACGGCAGGGGTCCCCGCTGTAAGTGCTCGCAGGCCAGGAGCATCCCAAATGCCATCTTCTGGATTTTCGGGAGCCTGTTTTGCCCAAGGGAAGCAGAGGCCTCAGAGAGTTTAAGCATTCTCCAAAGTGCCAGCGCT
This Camelus ferus isolate YT-003-E chromosome 10, BCGSAC_Cfer_1.0, whole genome shotgun sequence DNA region includes the following protein-coding sequences:
- the PCNX3 gene encoding pecanex-like protein 3 isoform X4; its protein translation is MGSQVLQILRQGVWASLTGGWFFDPHQSTFSNCFHLYVWIFLLTFPFLLYMVLPPSLMVAGVYCLVVAVIFATIKTVNYRLHAMFDQGEIVEKRNSTMGEPEEEPAQGDSNLPRDPGVEMTVFRKVSSTPPVRCSSQHSVFGFNQVSELLPRMDDSGPLRDIKELVREQGSNNVIVTSADREMLKLSSQEKLIGDLPQTPPGAAPDPSLPSTDSSERSPLAGDGAPWSGSSVADTPMSPLLKGSLSQELSKSFLTLTRPDRALVRTSSRREQRRGASGYQPLDRRGSGEPTPQKAGSSDSCFSGTDRETLSSFKSEKTNSTHLDSPPGGQAPEGSDTDPPSEAELPASPDAGVPSDDTLRSFDTVVGAGTPPGPAEPLLVVRPKDLALLRPSKRRPPMRRQSPAGRAPRRPLLEGGGFFEDDDTSEGSELSPASSLRSQRRYSTDSSSSTSCYSPESSRGAAGGPRKRRAPHGAEEGTAVPPKRPYGTQRTPSTASAKTHARVLSMDGAGGDVLRGPLAGSKAELEAQAGVELAAGEPAVLPAEARRGPAANQPGWRGELQEEGAVGGVAEETGKRDRSSNVRRTQAIRRRHNAGSNPTPPASVMGSPPSSLQEAQRGRAASHSRALTLPSALHFASSLLLTRAGANVHEACTFDDTSEGAVHYFYDESGVRRSYTFGLAGGGYENPVGQQGEQAANGAWDRHSHSSSFHSADVPEAAGGLNLLQPRPVVLQGMQVRRVPLEIPEFDLLDQDSLHESQEQTLMEEAPPRAQHSYKYWLLPGRWTSVRYERLALLALLDRTRGLVENILGVGLSSLVAFLGYLLLLKGFFTDIWVFQFCLVIASCQYSLLKSVQPDAASPMHGHNWVIAYSRPVYFCICCLLIWLLDALGSAQPFPPVSLYGLTLFSASFFFCARDVATVFTLCFPFVFLLGLLPQVNTCLMYLLEQIDMHGFGGTAATSPLTAVFSLSRSLLAAALLYGFCLGAIKTPWPEQHVPVLFSVFCGLLVALSYHLSRQSSDPTVLWSLIRSKLFPELEERSLETARAELPDPLPDKMRQSVREVLHSDLVMCVVIAVLTFAISASTVFIALKSVLGFVLYALAGAVGFFTHYLLPQLRKQLPWFCLSQPVLKPLEYSQYEVRGAAQVMWFEKLYAGLQCVEKYLIYPAVVLNALTVDAHTIVSHPDKFCLYCRALLMTVAGLKLLRSAFCCPPQQYLTLAFTVLLFHFDYPRLSQGFLLDYFLMSLFCSKLWDLLYKLRFVLTYIAPWQITWGSAFHAFAQPFAVPHSAMLFIQALLSALFSTPLNPLLGSAVFIMSYARPLKFWERDYNTKRVDHSNTRLVTQLDRNPGADDNNLNSIFYEHLTRSLQHTLCGDLVLGRWGNYGPGDCFVLASDYLNALVHLIEVGNGLVTFQLRGLEFRGTYCQQREVEAITEGVEEDEGCCCCEPGHLPRVLSFNAAFGQRWLAWEVTASKYVLEGYSISDNNAASMLQVFDLRKILITYYVKSIIYYVSRSPKLEAWLSHEGIATALRPVRAPGYADSDPTFSLSVDEDYDLRLSGLSLPSFCAVHLEWIQYCASRRSQPVDQDWNSPLVTLCFGLCVLGRRALGTASHSMSASLEPFLYGLHALFKGDFRITSPRDEWVFADMDLLHRVVAPGVRMALKLHQDHFTSPDEYEEPAALYDAIAANEERLVISHEGDPAWRSAILSNTPSLLALRHVLDDASDEYKIIMLNRRHLSFRVIKVNRECVRGLWAGQQQELVFLRNRNPERGSIQNAKQALRNMINSSCDQPLGYPIYVSPLTTSLAGSHPQLRALWGGPVSLGAIARWLLHSWERLHKGCGAGCNSGGNMDDSDCGGGGGLTSLSNNPPLAQPTPENTAGGGDQPLPPGPGWGPRPSLSGSGDGRPPPLLQWPPPRLPGPSPASPAPTEGPRPSRPPGPGLLSSEGPSGKWTLGVRKGLGGSEGEPASGSPKGSTPKSQAPLDLSLSPDISTNASPPRAAQDISCLDSSAPESGTPTGAPGDWPVPAEERESPAAQPLLEHQY
- the PCNX3 gene encoding pecanex-like protein 3 isoform X6 → MGSQVLQILRQGVWASLTGGWFFDPHQSTFSNCFHLYVWIFLLTFPFLLYMVLPPSLMVAGVYCLVVAVIFATIKTVNYRLHAMFDQGEIVEKRNSTMGEPEEEPAQGDSNLPRDPGVEMTVFRKVSSTPPVRCSSQHSVFGFNQVSELLPRMDDSGPLRDIKELVREQGSNNVIVTSADREMLKLSSQEKLIAEETGKRDRSSNVRRTQAIRRRHNAGSNPTPPASVMGSPPSSLQEAQRGRAASHSRALTLPSALHFASSLLLTRAGANVHEACTFDDTSEGAVHYFYDESGVRRSYTFGLAGGGYENPVGQQGEQAANGAWDRHSHSSSFHSADVPEAAGGLNLLQPRPVVLQGMQVRRVPLEIPEFDLLDQDSLHESQEQTLMEEAPPRAQHSYKYWLLPGRWTSVRYERLALLALLDRTRGLVENILGVGLSSLVAFLGYLLLLKGFFTDIWVFQFCLVIASCQYSLLKSVQPDAASPMHGHNWVIAYSRPVYFCICCLLIWLLDALGSAQPFPPVSLYGLTLFSASFFFCARDVATVFTLCFPFVFLLGLLPQVNTCLMYLLEQIDMHGFGGTAATSPLTAVFSLSRSLLAAALLYGFCLGAIKTPWPEQHVPVLFSVFCGLLVALSYHLSRQSSDPTVLWSLIRSKLFPELEERSLETARAELPDPLPDKMRQSVREVLHSDLVMCVVIAVLTFAISASTVFIALKSVLGFVLYALAGAVGFFTHYLLPQLRKQLPWFCLSQPVLKPLEYSQYEVRGAAQVMWFEKLYAGLQCVEKYLIYPAVVLNALTVDAHTIVSHPDKFCLYCRALLMTVAGLKLLRSAFCCPPQQYLTLAFTVLLFHFDYPRLSQGFLLDYFLMSLFCSKLWDLLYKLRFVLTYIAPWQITWGSAFHAFAQPFAVPHSAMLFIQALLSALFSTPLNPLLGSAVFIMSYARPLKFWERDYNTKRVDHSNTRLVTQLDRNPGADDNNLNSIFYEHLTRSLQHTLCGDLVLGRWGNYGPGDCFVLASDYLNALVHLIEVGNGLVTFQLRGLEFRGTYCQQREVEAITEGVEEDEGCCCCEPGHLPRVLSFNAAFGQRWLAWEVTASKYVLEGYSISDNNAASMLQVFDLRKILITYYVKSIIYYVSRSPKLEAWLSHEGIATALRPVRAPGYADSDPTFSLSVDEDYDLRLSGLSLPSFCAVHLEWIQYCASRRSQPVDQDWNSPLVTLCFGLCVLGRRALGTASHSMSASLEPFLYGLHALFKGDFRITSPRDEWVFADMDLLHRVVAPGVRMALKLHQDHFTSPDEYEEPAALYDAIAANEERLVISHEGDPAWRSAILSNTPSLLALRHVLDDASDEYKIIMLNRRHLSFRVIKVNRECVRGLWAGQQQELVFLRNRNPERGSIQNAKQALRNMINSSCDQPLGYPIYVSPLTTSLAGSHPQLRALWGGPVSLGAIARWLLHSWERLHKGCGAGCNSGGNMDDSDCGGGGGLTSLSNNPPLAQPTPENTAGGGDQPLPPGPGWGPRPSLSGSGDGRPPPLLQWPPPRLPGPSPASPAPTEGPRPSRPPGPGLLSSEGPSGKWTLGVRKGLGGSEGEPASGSPKGSTPKSQVRVLWRVGSQAAQVCSPTNLSSLPQAPLDLSLSPDISTNASPPRAAQDISCLDSSAPESGTPTGAPGDWPVPAEERESPAAQPLLEHQY